A portion of the Streptomyces platensis genome contains these proteins:
- a CDS encoding MarR family winged helix-turn-helix transcriptional regulator, whose amino-acid sequence MSRFTSRSLSREQASAAALAASELLEVLWGRGQEAARSAEVSPSQLRALLVLEKREGTNLRTLAEALASRPPAVSRLCDRLEAMGLAERGPSATSRREVELRLSLRGRVLLEEYRAARSRDVTATLEQMEPADVAKLAAGLEAFHAAFARRAADEGGPSVRDDSVADSA is encoded by the coding sequence GTGTCCCGTTTCACCAGTCGGTCCCTTTCCCGCGAGCAGGCGAGCGCGGCGGCCCTTGCCGCCTCCGAGCTGCTCGAGGTTCTGTGGGGACGTGGACAGGAAGCGGCGCGCTCGGCGGAGGTCTCCCCTTCCCAACTCCGCGCACTCCTCGTGCTCGAAAAGCGGGAAGGCACGAACCTGCGCACCCTCGCCGAGGCGCTCGCCTCGCGGCCGCCGGCGGTCAGCCGACTCTGCGACCGCCTGGAGGCGATGGGCCTCGCCGAACGGGGCCCCAGCGCGACCAGCCGGCGCGAGGTCGAGCTGCGGCTGAGCTTGCGCGGCAGAGTGCTGCTGGAGGAGTACCGCGCGGCACGGAGCCGGGACGTCACGGCCACCCTGGAGCAGATGGAACCCGCCGATGTCGCCAAGCTCGCGGCCGGCCTGGAGGCCTTCCACGCGGCGTTCGCCCGGCGCGCGGCCGACGAGGGCGGCCCTTCCGTCCGGGACGACAGCGTCGCGGACAGTGCCTGA